AACAGCCGTTCTGAACTGATTTTTGCCCAAAAAAAAGCGAAAGTCCTTAAAACACAATATGAAGCAGCCCGCGACCTGAGCACCCAGGGGAACGTCATCAGCAGAGAAGAGTTCGAAGCCAAGGAGATTGAATATGAGCAGGCCGTGGCCGAGATCCAGAAAATTAAAACCGAGAAACAACTGCAGAAAATAGAACTGGAACTGGCCATTGCCAAATTAAATCAAAAAATTTTAGTCACGCCGTTCAGCGGATATGTCGCAGAGATAACAAAAGAGAACGGCGAAAGCATCCAGGCCCACGAAAACCTGGTCCGGGTGGTGAATTCCCTCAAGGGTATCTTTGTGGGAAATGCAGAGGCAAAAATAATTGCGTCAATCAAGGAAGGCAAAAATGTAACGATAAGAATAAATGGGCCGGAAAGTGAGATCGTCAAGGATGCAACAATTATTTATGTGGCACCGACAATCGATACGGCCAGCAGTTTAACTAAAATCAAGGCGGAATTTGATAATAAAGACAATCAGGCAAGACTTGGTGCTGTAGCGGAGTTGATAATCGATTGATTTTTTTATAAGAAACTCTCTGTAAACCACAGAGATGTTTCAATATTAGTTGTGGGCCGAACCACGGTCAAAGACCAAGGACAGTCCGTGACCGTTATATGAAAGTTTGAAAAATATGAAACAAAAAAATCTATGGTTGTTTGAGCAACTCGAGCCAAGAATTTTGCTTTCAGGTGATTTGCCGGTTGAAAACACCGATGCCGATGCTGAAAAAGCTCCGGCTGTTGAAGACCAGGCTGCTGAAGTCGTCACCGTTGCCCAATCGGACGTGGATCAGGACACGGTTTATGATCCCCAGGTGGAAGAAGACCTGATAGACTACGTGGACAGCCCGTCCTCAAATGACCCCGCTGCGGACGAATTCGTCGATATACACCTTACCACGGAAGACATCTTTTTAGCCGAGAGCACCCTTGTGGTCGATGATTTTGAAATGCTCACCGGCAGCGGTGTGGTGGACGGCGATGTGGTCAACGACGGGATCATTGCGCCCGGAAACTCCCCCGGCATACAGACATTCGATACCTTTGAACAGACCGATGCCGGGGCCTTGTACATGGAAATCGGCGGCCTGACACCAGGGCCCGGCGACACGGTGATTGATGATGGTTACGATCAGATAAACGTGGAAGGCCATGCAGACCTGGAAGGGACCCTGAAGGTGGCATGGCTCAACGATTTTACCCCGACGGCCGGGGATGTTTTCCATATCATGACCTGGAATTCTTACACCGGAAGTTTCGATACATATCAGGGAATGACCCAAAACGGTATTCGCCTTGACCCCCAGTATACCGATTCCGGCCTTGATCTTGTGGCCGTGGCGGATCAGGCGGTAATGTCTGCCGATGTTTCAGACACGGAAATTACCGGCAATCTTCTTACCGGCATACAATCCCTTGCCGACCAGTTAAACACACAATATGACGGGTTGGCGGCCTCCGTGGATGAAGACGGCAATCTGGTGTACGACAGCGTGCTGGCCAACATGATTCCAGGCCTTGACGTATCATACGAAAGCCTGACCGGGTTTGAGAATATTTTCAATCTTGGCAAATACATCCACCATTATCTTGAACCGGCAACCGGGGCCCTGGGTGATGGCGTCGACCCGGATTTTCCTTTGGGCGATTATTCGGGAACCGAGAATCTCCCCACACTGGGCGGACTCAACACCTATCTTGACACCCACTGGGCCACTGGGATTACGGGGCTGTCCAACGGGGGATTCACCCTTACCGAATCCGGCGGGGTCGTCACCTTTGCCGTGAATGACACCCTTGAAATCGTAAAAGCGGTTGAGATTGATCCCGGTGAAACCCTCCAGGATTTCGGACTGACCCTGGACACCCCTTTGACCATTACGCTCACGTCCGTTCTGAACCTGGATTTCGGCGCATCCGTCGGGCTGGACGGCACCAATGCGTCTATTGATTTGGGTTCAACTGCCTTTGAGGCAACAGGATCCGTAAACGATCTTGTCATAGCTGGATATTTTGGTCCCCTGGAAATCTCCATCGGGAAAGCAGACGGTGAAAAAGGCACCATAGCCGCGACCCTTTCCGCCGGGATATCCATCAGCAGTGCCAATGTCTCCCTTGTACCCATCACCGACACCATTGCAATTGACCTGCCCATCTATGCATCCCTTGCAGGGGTGGACCTGTCTGCCGTTGCCGGGCTGCCCAGGATTCTGATAACCGCCACCCCCCTGACCAGCGATGCGGATTATTCCTTTACCGTTGAAAATTTCAGCGCCCTTTCAGACTTCCCGGAAATGTCTGTGGCAGACATGATCCTGATGTTTCC
This window of the uncultured Desulfobacter sp. genome carries:
- a CDS encoding efflux RND transporter periplasmic adaptor subunit — translated: MKITKSRGKKQAGPGWFCQLFFFISFIIFNFIGICGAQQITISGFTEAVHDVVLGLPEAGRLAGIQVKEGDFVEKGQTLAFLDKRIEELEVKRRRIAANSRSELIFAQKKAKVLKTQYEAARDLSTQGNVISREEFEAKEIEYEQAVAEIQKIKTEKQLQKIELELAIAKLNQKILVTPFSGYVAEITKENGESIQAHENLVRVVNSLKGIFVGNAEAKIIASIKEGKNVTIRINGPESEIVKDATIIYVAPTIDTASSLTKIKAEFDNKDNQARLGAVAELIID